One region of Algihabitans albus genomic DNA includes:
- a CDS encoding TRAP transporter large permease — protein sequence MSEVGLALVVAFLAFLLGGVPIVFVLGLAAVIGLLIADIDLIVLAQRTISGTQIFSLLAIPGFVLAGDLMAAGGLSRRLVRVCQTLVQHLTGGLGMVTVLSATFFAAISGSAPATTAAIGRIMVPEMEKNGYRRDFSTALATASGPIGQMIPPSIPMVIWGVVAEESITRLFLAGIVPGLMIAIGLMVVSALSARAMGLRAKSRRATIKELGEAVWDGKWALAAPVIILGGIYGGIFTPTEAAAIGVAYGLLVGLFVHKEVHFKDLPHIVLQSMKTTTIVAFIIATASVFGWLVAIEQLPAALAAGIIGISDNPILILLMINLLLLFIGAVMDNIAAMIILGGVLTALGAELGLDPTHLGALVVINFAIGMATPPFGYSLFVGAAISKLSVEAISKALWPMLLVQILVLMLVTYVPAVTLFLPNLLR from the coding sequence GTGAGTGAAGTCGGCCTGGCCCTGGTCGTCGCCTTCCTCGCGTTTCTGCTGGGCGGCGTCCCCATCGTCTTCGTGCTCGGCCTGGCGGCGGTGATCGGCCTGCTGATCGCCGATATCGATCTGATCGTACTGGCCCAGCGGACCATCTCCGGCACGCAGATCTTCAGCCTGCTCGCCATTCCCGGTTTCGTTCTGGCCGGCGACCTGATGGCCGCGGGCGGACTGTCCCGGCGTCTCGTGCGCGTCTGTCAAACTCTCGTTCAGCACCTGACCGGCGGTCTCGGGATGGTGACCGTCCTCTCCGCCACCTTCTTCGCGGCCATCTCGGGATCAGCGCCGGCCACCACCGCCGCCATCGGCCGCATCATGGTGCCGGAGATGGAGAAGAACGGCTACCGGCGCGACTTCTCGACCGCACTCGCGACGGCCTCCGGCCCCATCGGTCAGATGATCCCGCCCTCCATACCGATGGTAATCTGGGGCGTGGTGGCGGAGGAGTCGATCACCAGGCTGTTCCTCGCTGGCATCGTGCCCGGCCTCATGATCGCCATCGGCCTCATGGTCGTCTCGGCTCTCTCGGCGCGGGCCATGGGTCTCCGGGCCAAGTCCCGCCGGGCCACGATCAAGGAGCTTGGCGAGGCCGTCTGGGACGGTAAATGGGCTCTGGCCGCACCAGTCATCATCCTGGGCGGGATCTATGGCGGCATCTTCACCCCGACCGAGGCCGCGGCCATCGGCGTGGCCTACGGCTTGCTGGTCGGCCTGTTCGTCCATAAGGAGGTCCACTTCAAAGACCTGCCCCACATCGTTCTGCAGTCGATGAAGACGACGACGATCGTCGCCTTCATCATCGCCACCGCGTCCGTCTTCGGGTGGCTGGTCGCCATCGAGCAGCTGCCCGCCGCACTCGCCGCCGGCATCATCGGCATCTCCGACAACCCCATCCTCATCCTGCTGATGATCAACCTGCTTCTGCTGTTCATCGGCGCGGTCATGGACAACATCGCGGCGATGATCATCCTGGGCGGCGTGCTGACGGCACTCGGCGCCGAACTGGGACTCGATCCTACCCATCTGGGCGCACTGGTCGTCATCAACTTCGCGATCGGCATGGCAACCCCGCCGTTCGGCTACTCGCTCTTCGTCGGGGCGGCCATCAGCAAGCTTTCCGTCGAGGCGATCTCGAAGGCGCTGTGGCCCATGCTGCTGGTTCAGATCCTCGTGCTGATGCTGGTGACCTACGTCCCGGCCGTGACCCTGTTTCTGCCGAATCTGCTGCGCTGA
- a CDS encoding SDR family NAD(P)-dependent oxidoreductase — protein sequence MDLGLAGKKALVTGATKGIGRAIAETLVAEGAQVAVCARKADEVEGTVAALGSSSRGQALDVADASALRTWVAESGEAFGGLDIVVANVSALAIGDDEDCWRRSFEVDLLHTVNLVEAAMPFLEKSKAGAIVAISSVSGREIDFAAGPYGTFKAAIIHYIQGLAHKLAPQGIRANSLSPGNTYFPGGVWQQIEQNQPDFFQEALALNPTGRMGTPQEMANAVAFLASPAASFVTGTNLVVDGALTRGVQF from the coding sequence ATGGATCTCGGTTTGGCAGGCAAGAAGGCGCTGGTGACTGGCGCGACCAAGGGAATTGGCCGGGCGATCGCCGAAACTCTGGTGGCTGAGGGCGCGCAGGTCGCGGTCTGCGCGCGCAAGGCGGACGAGGTGGAGGGGACCGTGGCGGCGCTCGGCTCCAGCAGCAGAGGGCAAGCCCTGGACGTCGCCGATGCCTCCGCGCTGCGGACCTGGGTGGCCGAGAGCGGCGAGGCCTTCGGCGGTCTGGACATCGTGGTGGCGAACGTCAGCGCGCTGGCTATCGGCGACGACGAAGACTGCTGGCGGCGCAGTTTCGAGGTCGACCTGCTGCACACGGTGAACCTGGTCGAAGCAGCTATGCCCTTTCTGGAGAAGAGCAAGGCCGGAGCCATCGTCGCCATCTCCAGTGTCTCGGGTCGCGAGATCGACTTCGCCGCCGGGCCCTATGGGACCTTCAAGGCGGCGATCATCCACTACATCCAAGGCCTGGCGCACAAGCTGGCACCGCAGGGTATCCGGGCCAACAGCCTGTCGCCGGGCAATACTTATTTCCCGGGCGGCGTCTGGCAGCAGATCGAGCAGAACCAGCCCGATTTCTTCCAGGAGGCCTTGGCCCTCAATCCGACCGGGCGCATGGGCACGCCACAGGAGATGGCCAACGCCGTCGCCTTCCTGGCCAGTCCGGCGGCCAGCTTCGTCACAGGCACTAATCTCGTGGTTGATGGCGCTCTGACACGCGGCGTGCAGTTCTAG
- a CDS encoding acetamidase/formamidase family protein translates to MSWLSQSIMATKGVAGGKAGTHHQLSEEKQGAYHYVLGGFATPVLEVDPGDVVEVETRDAFEGKITSESDKPTEKLKLPYLNPQNGPIYVRGAKKGDVLAVHIKSVLPRGPQPAGTTCLIPEFGGLVGTANTAMLNAPLPEKVRKVRVDESGVYWSERVTLPFEPFIGTIGVAPEIEAISSLQPDYYGGNMDLPDVAPGSVVYFPVQHEGAYLHLGDCHGVQGDGELCGVAIEIPSTTTVQIDLIKDMQIAWPRLETDDKIMTIGSARPLEDAARIAYRELTRWMAADYGYEELEAYMLLTQCGKLRLGNMVDPKYTVGASVSKQYLA, encoded by the coding sequence ATGTCCTGGCTATCCCAATCAATCATGGCGACCAAGGGCGTGGCCGGCGGCAAGGCCGGTACGCATCATCAACTGAGTGAGGAGAAGCAGGGCGCCTACCACTACGTCCTCGGCGGCTTCGCAACGCCGGTGCTGGAGGTGGATCCGGGTGACGTCGTCGAGGTCGAGACCCGCGATGCCTTCGAGGGAAAGATCACATCAGAAAGCGACAAGCCGACCGAGAAGCTCAAACTGCCCTATCTGAATCCGCAGAACGGCCCGATCTACGTACGCGGGGCCAAGAAGGGCGACGTGCTGGCGGTCCACATCAAATCGGTGCTGCCACGCGGGCCGCAACCGGCCGGGACGACCTGTCTGATTCCCGAGTTCGGCGGCTTGGTCGGCACCGCCAACACGGCGATGCTGAACGCGCCCTTGCCCGAGAAGGTGCGCAAGGTCAGGGTCGACGAGAGCGGTGTCTACTGGAGCGAGCGCGTCACCCTGCCGTTCGAGCCCTTCATCGGCACCATCGGAGTCGCACCGGAAATTGAGGCGATCTCCTCGCTGCAGCCGGACTACTACGGCGGTAACATGGATCTCCCCGACGTGGCGCCGGGGTCCGTAGTCTACTTCCCCGTGCAACACGAGGGGGCCTATCTGCACCTGGGCGACTGCCACGGTGTTCAGGGCGATGGCGAGCTCTGCGGCGTTGCCATCGAGATTCCCTCGACAACCACGGTGCAGATCGATCTGATCAAGGACATGCAGATCGCCTGGCCGCGCTTGGAAACGGACGACAAGATCATGACGATCGGCAGTGCCCGTCCGCTCGAGGACGCGGCGCGAATCGCCTATCGCGAATTGACGCGTTGGATGGCGGCGGACTACGGCTACGAAGAGCTGGAGGCCTATATGCTATTGACTCAGTGCGGGAAGCTACGCCTCGGCAACATGGTGGATCCGAAGTACACCGTCGGCGCCTCGGTGTCGAAACAGTACCTGGCCTGA
- a CDS encoding ABC transporter ATP-binding protein, whose product MTREAETQLSARTRTGIGSAPLLQVDALRGGYGGKPVLQEVGFSVGRGEIVAIIGRNGVGKTTLMRSLIGLMRADAGSIRFEGKEIGSLPADRRARLGLGYIPQGREVFPRMTVRENLQVGETLSAAGSDPDYQTVYDFFPVLRQRARQRAGTLSGGQQQQLAIGRVMVGRPKLMLLDEPSEGIQPSIVQDIGRAIKKLNASQGLTVLFVEQNLDMIQSMAQRGYVMDKGRIVAELDVEELHDRERVRRYLSV is encoded by the coding sequence ATGACACGTGAGGCCGAAACCCAGCTATCGGCGAGGACCCGGACCGGTATAGGATCGGCGCCGCTTCTGCAGGTCGATGCCCTGCGCGGCGGCTACGGCGGCAAGCCGGTATTGCAAGAGGTCGGTTTCTCCGTCGGCCGAGGGGAGATCGTCGCGATCATCGGGCGCAACGGCGTCGGCAAGACCACGCTGATGCGCAGCCTGATCGGGCTGATGCGCGCGGACGCCGGCAGCATCCGTTTCGAGGGAAAGGAGATCGGCAGCCTGCCTGCGGACCGTAGAGCCCGTCTCGGCCTCGGCTATATTCCCCAAGGCCGCGAAGTCTTTCCGCGCATGACCGTACGCGAGAACCTGCAAGTCGGCGAGACGCTGTCGGCGGCGGGAAGCGACCCCGACTATCAGACGGTCTACGATTTCTTTCCCGTGCTCCGCCAGCGCGCCCGGCAACGCGCCGGCACTCTCAGCGGCGGACAGCAGCAGCAGCTTGCGATCGGGCGGGTGATGGTGGGGCGGCCGAAGCTGATGCTGCTCGACGAACCGTCGGAGGGCATCCAACCGTCGATCGTTCAGGACATCGGCCGTGCCATCAAGAAACTCAACGCGTCGCAGGGTCTGACGGTTCTGTTCGTCGAACAGAACCTCGACATGATCCAGTCGATGGCGCAGCGCGGCTACGTCATGGACAAGGGCCGTATCGTCGCCGAGCTGGACGTCGAGGAGCTGCACGACCGGGAGCGCGTGCGCCGCTACCTCTCGGTTTAA